The Changchengzhania lutea genomic sequence ATGTGGCAAAGATAATTAATTTAGTGCGATATTATCTATGAGTCTAATATCATCTGCATATACGGCTATAAAAGCTCTATATGATTTTTTGTTTGATTTTCTTTTTACTGGTTTCAAGGTTTCTATATCTGCAATAATAAAATATTCCAATTTTAATAAATCATGTTTTGCAAACTGATTTTCAACCCATTCCGTTATTTTATTAGCACTTTCTGTGCCAAATTTTGCTTTGGCAGTTTTTAGCGTCTTGTAGATAAACGGGGCTGCTTGTCTATATTCCTCTGTTAGACGAGCGTTACGAGAGCTCATGGCTAAACCATCACTTTCACGATGGATTTCGCAACCTACTATGTTTACAGGCATATCGTAATTTCTAACTAGGGCTTTAACTATTTGAAGTTGCTGAAAATCCTTCTTACCAAAATAGGCCTTATCTGGTTTTAAAATATCAAACAACCGTTTCACAATAGTCCCTACCCCGTCAAAATGTCCTTTTCTAAAACGTCCTTCCATTTCGAACTCAATACCACCAAACTTATAATCCTGAGAAATTATATCGCCTT encodes the following:
- the panC gene encoding pantoate--beta-alanine ligase: MKIYNQKTVISPDIQVLKSQQHTIGLVPTMGALHHGHLALVKKALHDNNYVVVSIFVNPTQFDNTNDLSKYPRTLNNDVELLKTLNENNRILVYAPSVDDIYEGDIISQDYKFGGIEFEMEGRFRKGHFDGVGTIVKRLFDILKPDKAYFGKKDFQQLQIVKALVRNYDMPVNIVGCEIHRESDGLAMSSRNARLTEEYRQAAPFIYKTLKTAKAKFGTESANKITEWVENQFAKHDLLKLEYFIIADIETLKPVKRKSNKKSYRAFIAVYADDIRLIDNIALN